The genomic window GCAGTCACAGACACACAAGTTGACAATTGCCAAAATTATTCCTTTTGACACTTTTTAGTTAAGTTTTGCCTTCTGTTAATATTATTGCTCCCATTGATATATATTTCAGTACCTTCATTTTCAAGCATTGTGGTACAGTTTTGAGAGTATCACTTGTAAGCAGCATGACTCTATTTTCCAGTGACTTTGTAGGTAAGTTTAATCTAGCTCTGGAATAGTGGTTAAAAGCATGTGTCAGACCACCTGAGTCCCAATCCTGGCGCTTCTGCTCATCTGTGTGTGATGGGCGGAAGGGCCACGTCAATTTTCCTGGGTAATCTCTCCACACCTTAGTCCTCTTATCTGTAAAAACATTGAGGATATTAGTATCTCATCATAGGGTTATTGTAGGAACTAAATAACATAAAGTTCTTAGAGCAGTAACTAGTGTCCGTGATTGTTAGctgttgaaaaaatttttttgttgtgatTATGGATATATTTAGTCCCATTTCTaccattattttctgttttctctttaccAGCCTCTTTCCATTGTTTACTCTCTCCTTTCTTGTCAATATTCTCTTTGTATTTCCTCCTTTTTGAATGATCTATGCGTTggatttctattcttttagtgATTACACTTATACCGCGGAAGCCAccaaataaatcaatgtaattaacatttccatcatcccTGTTCTAGTTGAGTTTTCtcagattctgtatttgtctattcGGCATCCATTAATTACAAGGTCAAATAATGGCCAAGTTGCTTACATCACCCCTGTGATCAAAGCCCATAATCTGAACCACTTCCTTATCTAATTTTCACTTACCAAGCCAATATTTACCCTCCCTTAAATAAACTATGGCCAGGTCACAGGCAATATCCCAGGTCACAGGGATAGCCTCTGTGCCCCAAGGCCAATCAGAATTGTTTAAGTGAGCCAACCCTAAGTGTCTTCCCTGACCTCCCTTGCCTTTTCCACACAGTGCCCAATAGAGGCTCTAGCTAGGCTTTCCCTGCCACCTCTTGTCCCTTGACCAAACCTGATGTGCCCCCATGATCTTATGTggcaataaattatttaaatggcaTTGGCCTCTTTGTGTTGTCACTCAGTCACCTCCTTAAATTAAAATTCCGCGGCACAAGTTGATACAACCCCAGAATTACAAAGGGATATTTCTCATATTCCTTTGTAATCCCTCTCTTCTTATCCCTACTTCCAGACTTCCTAGGCAAGCACTGGTCTGTTTTCTGTCGATAtagattaatttacatttcctaaaattttacattaaaagaatcatacactatgtacttttcctgaattatttcatccagaaaattatttctgaattcaTTCATGTTACTAATATATATTAGGTTGGCACaaatgtaattgtggtttttgccgtTACTTTCAATcgttttatcctttttttttttttttttttttttttgctgagtagtattcctttGTATGAATGTATAATACTTTGTTGATTCATTCCtttgttgatgaatatttgggttgtttccagcttttggctattCTAAATAGGGTTGCTATGgacattcatgtgcaagttttcATGTGGAcatgtgctttcatttctcttgtgtaaGTAACTAGGAGACAAGTGCTTATGTTATATGGCAGATGTATGGCtaccttttaaataaaatgacaattttccaaattgtttactccatttcacattcccaccatgAGTATATGAGAATTTCAGTTGCTCTGcctccttgccaacatttggtatGGCTAGTCTTTTTATATTAGACATTTTAGTAGATATGTAGTGACAtcttattataataatatattgccTTAGTTgttacttttgaaataaaaattagttatttCTGAAGTGAATGGACTTTTAAAAGATTATACTTGTGCCCATCATTATTTTTTGCTCCTGTGTCTCTCCTCAgggctcatttttctttttgctgtaatATATCCTTTAGTAACCCTCCTAATGAGGTTCTGTGGATGGTAAATTCCCTTAGCCTTGATGTGTCCTTATTTTGCTCAGTCTTGAATGATAGTTTGGCTGGTATTAAGCACTCTGAAGATAATGTCTTCTGGTCTTTACTGTTActgatgagaagtctgctgtcagTCATTGCCCTTCttttgtaggttatctgtttttttctttctgatagtTTTAAAGAATCTCTATTTTTCACATTCTGCAGTTTTACTCTGTGTTTAgttgtgcatttatttttctgtatattgcTCAGAATACCCAACATTCTTCGGATGTAAGAACTTTTCTTTGATTCTGCAAAGTTCTCAgttatttcttcttcaaatattgcctttctattccttccttttttcttccagaACTCCTACTAGACATATTGTATAGTTGCTtaactgttttcaaaaataattattttatttctttgtttgtttatactGCATTTTGGGTGAATTTCTCAGTACTACCTTTCCATTCACTAATTATGTGTTTAACCATGTTCAGTTAAAAGTTTATTTGAGAAGAGAAATGTATATCATATTCACTTTGTATAAACCCAGTCAAACCTATTTCGGTGCCCTTTATATTGAAattctataataaatatttactggttaaatacacaaagaaaacatcttacatcttactttttgttttcagatatataactttattaaaaaccaaatatcggccaggtgtggtgtctcacacctgtaatcccagcctttgggaggccaaggtgggcagatcacgaggtcaggagatcgagaccatcctggctaacacggtgaaaccccgtctctactaaaaatacaaaaaaattagctgggtgaggtggcaggcgcctgtaatcccagctactcgggaggctgaggcaggagaatggtgtgaaccctgggaggcggagcttgcagtgagccgaaatcgggccactgcactccagcctgggcaacagagcaagactctgtctcaaaaaaaaaaaaaatcatattttcatatAACAAAAAGATACCTATAAGCAAATCTGCAACTTAAATTTTTAAGCAGCACATAGCAATATTCTGTGAATGCAagcagatttaaaatttttatgcaaAGTTAGAATATTTTGTTGTGATTTGGCTTTAGGGGCATCTAGCCTTGTTCTTTCCTTCGGGAAATCTTTTGAGCTCTTCTAGCAGAACCCTTAGGAACATTCCAGCCAGCCCTAAATTTTGGATTGCTCTAGTATTTAATAATttccattaataattttattataattttatggtgACAAGATGCTGGTCTAGTACAAGGTTAAGAATGTCTCGTTTTGCTTTCAATGCTCTATTTGCTGGTGCTCAGCATTTTGTGTCATACAAAGCAGCACACAGAAAGATGGAGGCAGCCTGCTTTCTAAGCGAGCCTCCTTTTTAAttatagtaaaaaaaagaaattcctccCTTCACTCATACCTAAAGGAGCTTGCTCTCAATTTCTTTCAGCTGTAATCAATCTGAGCTCAGCGTTTTCAAAGTACACAAGGAAAGATGCTAGAATCCTTTAAACATGTAAGGATGTTGGATCACTTGACACAACCAGTTAAACCAGTAAGATCCCATAAAATGGTTATAGCTGGCGGAGTCTAATGATCAGAAAGGGCCACAAGCTGATTTGTGTAAGAGCTTCCCACGATGTGCCCAACTCTCAACAGTATTGTGTCTTCTCTGCAGAGAAATGGTATATTTATCAATTCTTTAATTGCAGCTTTGACTGCTGGTGGGCAACAGCTCTTCTCCTCTTCCACATTCAGCTGTCCTTGTCAGGTTGGAAAAAATTTCTATTATGGTTCTGCTTTTCTTGTCATTCCTGCCTTGATCCTTCTGATTGCTGGCTTTGCTCTGAGAAGCCAAATGTGGACAATTACCGGTGAATACTGCTGCGGCTGTGTCCCTCCATACAGGAGAATCAGCCCCCTAGAGTGCAAGCTGGCTTGCCTTAGGTTCTTCAACATCACTGGGAGGGCAGTTGTTGCTCCTTTAACCTGGCTGGCGGTGACCCTGCTGACAGGCACGTACTATGAATGTGCAGCAAGTGAATTTGCATCTGTGGACCATTACCCAATATTTGATAATGTCAGTGCCAGCAAACGAGAAGAGATCCTAGCTGGGTTTCCATGTTGCACATCAGCTCCTTCTGACGTGATCCTAGTAAGAGATGAAATAGCTCTTCTGCACAGATACCAGTCACAGGTaagtagatttttttccccctgctaTGTTATCCCATAGAACTACAGTCACTGGAAACATTGCAGATTCCTACTGCTTCTCATATTCTCTGATTATAGAATACAATACTAGATACTGTTCATCAAAGTGAGTTCTACTGAGCGAATATACATAGTTAGCATGTTGGACTTTGGAGTCAGCAGAACTGAGTTTTAGTCTTGCTTTGCCACTTATTAACCTGCAAAACCTtgagtaaaatggggatattaatgGCACCTACCAcatggggttgttgtgaggaatACATTTACCAATATATTGGAAGTGTTTGATATGATTTCTAGAATCTATATTAAGAACAATAGATTTTAGATATTATAATGAATATTATTGCTATATTAGTAAATCCCATCTTCtgtatatatattcttaaatatgcattctttttttttttttttttgagacagagtctcgctctatcgcccaggctagagtgcagtggccggatctcagctcactgcaagctccgcctcccgggtttacgccattctcctgcctcagcctcccgagtagctgggactacaggcgcccgccacctcgcccggctagttttttgtatttttttagtagagacggggtttcactgtgttagccaggatggtctcgatctcctgaccttgtgatccgcccgtctcggcctcccaaagtgctgggattacaggcttgagccaccgcgcccggcctttaaatATGCATTCTAATGTATTACTATCTCATCTAAAATTATAGGAAGCttaattataatgaaaaataattccagTTGTGATTCTAAATTTGGTGTCTATGGATAGGTTTATGTCAGAAAGTAGAGTGGGGTAGGAAGAAAGCCTGAACCCTACTACATTTATAGGTTAAATTTTTAAAGTGCTATTGTGCATTTTGTCAGTAGAAAGAGTGACATTGGCTGTCATCAATTTCTCCAAGGGATTTGAGGAAAAAACACATTCTGAAACCACTGTCATATAGTAAAAGCATAGCTTTTTAAAACTACTTATTGCAAAGGCATGCATATTTTTTCACTGGTAATCTTAGAGTTACTACATTTTAGAAATGCTAAAGTTATTTAGTCGGGAAAAGCTACCATCAAGACACAGAATATCAAGTTATTGCAATATggcccagtttttaaaaagttagaaataccATTAGATATGCTCtgtcttaacttttaaaatactagCCCTAATGCTCAGAGGAGCTAtgtaaaaatatgtgaaaattcagaaaatcaataaagtataacttaaaataattttcttgcttAAGAAAAGCTAAATTGTAATACGCATTGGTAAGATTTTcttaaagtcaaaataaaatgtgttattaaaTGCATACACAAATTTCTGTGAAAAGACACTTTTACAGTTCTGAGTACCATTGCCAGTAGGTTGTTTGGTTTTGTGACAACAAAACTTACATTTATTGATGTACTTTTCATATActgtataaatatttcatatcttAATTCTAGTTCTGATAATATTGAGAGATGGATATTactaccccattttacagataagtaaatCAAAGCTCAAAAAGTTTATGTAACTTGTATAATTCAGGGCTAATAAACTGGATCAAGATATCCCAAGATCatgctatttccttttcactagGCCGTCTTCTGTGACTGTCTCAACCTTCAATCACATTTcattaatatgttattttttcagTTAGATTTTTGTGAGACAAAATCGCCTTAAATTCAATTATCTTCTTTGCCTATGCCCCATTCTAAAATATCTTCCTGACATTAACTTCACCCCATTTCAATCTACCTTCTAGACATATGCCAAAAATATCTTTCTAAGTCCAAACTGAATGATGAGATCCCTTCCCTACTGCATATGAAGCCCTTCAGTGATTTTCTACTAGCCTAAGAACAAACCCAATTTCTTGGCATAACATACAAGGCTTCAACATCTTGCCCTTGACCACTTTTACATGACTCCTACGAGCACGTGAGTCCAAATGTCTTGAGGTTCTGCCAACTATTCATGCtatttttctttaccttcttAGAACTCGCTTTACCTTCTTGCATCTGGTgaacttctttttaataatttaggCTTTTGCATTATCTCTCTCCTCTGGGAAGTATTCCCTGATACTCCTTTCCCTTAAGTAAGTTCATTCCATTGTGCTTCCTCGGGTGCTCTGATTACTCATATCAAAAACTATCCCATTGTGTCATATTTCTTGGCTTGCTCATTAGTCTCCCTTTTCAGGCTTAAAAATCACAGAGAAAATGAATGCATCTTTAATTATTCACATCTGCATTCCCCATAACCAAGCATATGTATTACACACGGGGGAAGGTCAACCTGGAGCTCAGTAAATGATTGTTTATAGATTAATGGGCATCTGGGATGGCTTTTCCTCCGCCATGCTGGCCTCTGTTTAGTTAAATGGtaataaatatcactttgtaggTTTTAACCTCCATAGAGTACAACTATCCCACTGTGCACACACTGGAAACTCCAGGCCTGTTGATAAATCATAAGATGCAGAAGAGGCCTTCAATACCCAGACTGTGACTGCATACTGCTACCATCCCCAAATATGTGGAACTTACCTCTCTCACTTAACATAAGAAGTGCAAAATAttgaaaacagtaaaatgaaaagaaaaaaaaagattctaaggATAAAAAACAGCCATTTGAGTCAATCTTTAAAAGCCAACTCTAAATAGTCTCAAAAACtagttcattttccttttaaagtatGTTTCAAAGACACATAATGAAACTGGTCAGCAATGATTATTTGAGGACAagggaaatgaaaaggaaaacaataatgtACTACATGGCACAGTGactatgctatttattttttttgtcttttttttttttttttttttttttttttttttttttttgagatggagtctctctctgtcaccagagCATTTTTATGgcatgatctgggttcactgcaacctctgccttctgggttcaagcagttctcgtgcctcagcctcctgagtgcctggaattacaggcatgtgccaccatgcccgactaatttttgtatttctagtagagatagggtttcaccatgttggccaggctggtctcgaactcctggcctcaagtgatccacctgcctg from Macaca fascicularis isolate 582-1 chromosome 4, T2T-MFA8v1.1 includes these protein-coding regions:
- the CALHM4 gene encoding calcium homeostasis modulator protein 4 isoform X1; translated protein: MCPTLNSIVSSLQRNGIFINSLIAALTAGGQQLFSSSTFSCPCQVGKNFYYGSAFLVIPALILLIAGFALRSQMWTITGEYCCGCVPPYRRISPLECKLACLRFFNITGRAVVAPLTWLAVTLLTGTYYECAASEFASVDHYPIFDNVSASKREEILAGFPCCTSAPSDVILVRDEIALLHRYQSQMLGWILITLATIAVLVSCCVARCCSPFTSLQHCYWTSHLQNERELFEQAAEQHSRLLIMHRIKQLFGFIPGSEDVKHIRIPSCQDWKDISVPTLLCMGDDLRGHYSSLGNRVDEDNEEDRSRDIELKP